A genomic region of Brachionichthys hirsutus isolate HB-005 unplaced genomic scaffold, CSIRO-AGI_Bhir_v1 contig_257, whole genome shotgun sequence contains the following coding sequences:
- the LOC137914621 gene encoding acidic leucine-rich nuclear phosphoprotein 32 family member B-like, translating to MDMEKRIHLELRNRAPSTVRELILDNCRGTNGKVEGLTDDFVNLESLSLINVGLLSVSNLPKLEKLKKLSLSDNRISGGLDVLAKKLPNLTHLNLSGNKLKEISTLEPLKELDILKSLDLFNCEVTNQDDYRESVFKLLPQLTCLDGCDVENRDASESDGDVENRDASESDGEVDGECADDFEDEEEEDDFDEEEDGEEDDDEEEAEGEEDVEEEDDEVSGEDEEEDLGQDEEDEDEDEEDEEAETLKGQKRKREPEDEDDDDDDDEDD from the exons GTACGAGAGCTTATCCTTGACAATTGTCGAGGAACTAATGGTAAAGTGGAAGGGCTCACGGATGATTTTGTCAACCTGGAGTCTCTCAGTTTGATAAACGTCGGCTTGTTGTCAGTCTCCAACCTGCCCAAACTAGAAAAACTCAAAAAG CTGTCGCTGAGCGACAACAGAATCAGTGGCGGCCTCGATGTTTTAGCAAAGAAACTACCAAACCTCACGCATTTAAATCTGAGCGGCAACAAATTGAAAGAAATCAGTACATTGGAACCGTTG AAAGAGCTGGACATTTTGAAGAGCTTGGACCTTTTCAACTGTGAAGTGACCAACCAGGACGACTACAGAGAGAGCGTGTTCAAGCTGCTGCCCCAGCTCACCTGCCTCGATGGCTGCGACGTGGAGAACAGGGACGCCTCCGAGTCCGACGGCGACGTGGAGAACAGGGACGCCTCCGAGTCCGACGGAGAGGTGGACGGCGAATGCGCAGACGATTTCGAAGACGAGG aggaggaagatgactttgatgaggaagaggatggcgaggaggatgacgatgaagaggaggcagaaggagaagaggatgtagaggaagaggatgacgaGGTCAGCGGAGAAGACGAG GAGGAAGACCTTGGCcaggatgaagaagatgaggatgaggatgaagaagacgAAG aagcagAAACTCTCAAAGGCCAGAAAAGAAAGCGAGAGCcagaagatgaggatgatgacgacgatgacgatgaagatgattAA